From a single Streptomyces rubradiris genomic region:
- a CDS encoding TerB family tellurite resistance protein — MLPVRGRDGRATGALRILGTRTAWTPVGDGEFFCPGCGGDRNYQRLTGRRRLTLLGVPLLPRGETGPVVECAACRHHFGTDVLGHPTTRRFSAMLRDAVHTVALAVLAAGGTSSRTALETAAATVRAAGFADCTEEQLAALVDALAADTGRYFEQPSGAGLTIELHEALDPLAPHLAPAGREALLLQGARIALADGPYTPAERDALATVGAALTIRADDVTRLLAAARTPS; from the coding sequence GTGCTGCCAGTACGGGGACGAGACGGCCGTGCCACCGGGGCCCTGCGCATCCTGGGCACCCGCACCGCGTGGACGCCCGTCGGCGACGGAGAGTTCTTCTGTCCCGGCTGCGGCGGCGACCGCAACTACCAGCGGCTCACCGGCCGCCGCAGGCTCACCCTGCTCGGCGTGCCCCTGCTGCCGCGCGGCGAGACCGGACCGGTGGTGGAGTGCGCCGCCTGCCGGCACCACTTCGGCACCGACGTCCTGGGCCACCCCACCACCCGCCGCTTCTCCGCGATGCTCCGCGACGCCGTGCACACCGTCGCCCTCGCGGTCCTCGCCGCGGGCGGCACCTCCTCCCGTACGGCCCTGGAGACGGCCGCCGCCACCGTCCGCGCGGCCGGCTTCGCCGACTGCACCGAGGAACAGCTCGCCGCCCTGGTCGACGCCCTCGCCGCCGACACCGGCCGGTACTTCGAGCAGCCCTCCGGGGCCGGGCTGACCATAGAGCTGCACGAGGCCCTGGACCCGCTCGCCCCGCACCTCGCCCCGGCCGGCCGCGAGGCCCTGCTCCTCCAGGGCGCCCGCATCGCCCTCGCCGACGGCCCCTACACCCCCGCCGAACGCGACGCCCTCGCCACCGTCGGCGCGGCCCTCACCATCCGCGCCGACGACGTCACCCGGCTGCTGGCCGCCGCCCGCACCCCCTCCTGA
- a CDS encoding sialidase family protein: MTPRSRSHATVLALLTALGALTALTTRQPAHAAPGACDSSVPYVSGQGGYAVYRIPAVVRTRPGTLLAFAEGRRDGPQDSGDIDIVLRRSTDGGCTWGPLTVVAAGHGDTRGNPAPVVDPRTGTIVLVTCGNSGSATEARIMRGEVTPERGRRVYVQRSADDGRHFTAPRDITGAVKRPDWRWYATGPGHALALTHGPHAGRLLIPANHSAAPPAGSPDTGQEAKYYGGHALYSDDAGHTWHLGFVDADYDGVTNANETSAAQLPDGRVYLAARDQNGTAPGNRLDSYSSDGGETLDRPYAVQPALNAVPVVQGSVLQPDTPGAPLLFSAPSVPTARRALALWAGTDAGRAFTPLLTLTGRPSAYSDLVQLGPRHIGVLYETGTDSPYETLEFRRVPLP, encoded by the coding sequence GTGACCCCGCGCAGCCGCTCCCACGCGACCGTCCTCGCCCTCCTCACCGCACTCGGCGCCCTCACCGCGCTCACCACCCGGCAGCCCGCGCACGCGGCGCCCGGCGCCTGCGACTCCTCCGTGCCGTACGTCTCCGGGCAGGGCGGCTACGCCGTCTACCGCATCCCCGCCGTGGTGCGGACCCGGCCCGGCACCCTCCTCGCCTTCGCCGAGGGCCGCCGCGACGGCCCCCAGGACAGCGGGGACATCGACATCGTGCTGCGCCGCTCCACCGACGGCGGCTGCACCTGGGGCCCGCTGACCGTGGTCGCCGCCGGCCACGGCGACACCCGGGGCAACCCGGCGCCCGTCGTCGACCCGCGCACCGGCACCATCGTCCTGGTGACCTGCGGCAACAGCGGCAGCGCCACCGAGGCGCGGATCATGCGCGGCGAGGTCACCCCCGAGCGGGGCCGCCGGGTCTACGTCCAGCGCAGCGCGGACGACGGCCGGCACTTCACCGCCCCCCGGGACATCACCGGCGCGGTGAAGCGGCCGGACTGGCGCTGGTACGCCACCGGACCCGGCCACGCCCTCGCCCTCACCCACGGTCCCCACGCCGGCCGCCTGCTGATCCCCGCCAACCACTCCGCGGCCCCGCCCGCCGGCTCCCCCGACACCGGCCAGGAGGCCAAGTACTACGGCGGCCACGCCCTCTACAGCGACGACGCCGGCCACACCTGGCACCTCGGCTTCGTGGACGCGGATTACGACGGCGTGACCAACGCCAACGAGACCAGCGCCGCCCAGCTCCCCGACGGCCGGGTCTACCTCGCCGCCCGCGACCAGAACGGCACCGCGCCCGGCAACCGGCTCGACAGCTACTCCAGCGACGGCGGCGAGACCCTCGACCGCCCCTACGCCGTCCAGCCCGCCCTGAACGCCGTCCCCGTGGTCCAGGGCAGCGTCCTGCAGCCCGACACCCCGGGCGCCCCCCTGCTGTTCTCCGCGCCCTCCGTGCCCACCGCCCGCCGCGCCCTCGCCCTGTGGGCCGGCACGGACGCCGGCCGCGCCTTCACCCCGCTGCTCACCCTCACCGGCCGCCCGTCCGCCTACTCCGACCTGGTCCAGCTCGGCCCCCGCCACATCGGCGTCCTCTACGAGACCGGCACCGACAGCCCCTACGAGACCCTGGAGTTCCGCCGCGTCCCGCTGCCCTGA
- a CDS encoding dihydrodipicolinate synthase family protein, which translates to MTLPAPLTGVVPPVCTPLTPEREVDVPSLLRLVDFLVEAGVHGLFLLGSTSEAAFLTDAQRRRVVAAVTAHLGGQLPVIAGAIDMTTPRVLEHVAAVTGAGARAVVVTAPFYARTHPAEIVRHYRRIAAASPVPVIAYDIPVAVHTKLPADLVLGLAGDGVLAGVKDSSGDLAAFRELVTGSRAHPGFGVLTGSEQITDAALELGADGAVPGLANVDPHGYVRLYRHCRAADREGARAEQERLCALFQMVGVGDPARMGGSSAALGAFKAALHLRGVIDCPVTAEPQVPLSGEEVERVGKFLAAAGLLGRDAHGR; encoded by the coding sequence ATGACCCTTCCCGCCCCGCTCACCGGTGTCGTCCCGCCCGTCTGCACGCCCCTGACACCGGAACGCGAGGTGGACGTGCCGTCCCTGCTGCGCCTGGTGGACTTCCTGGTGGAGGCGGGGGTGCACGGGCTGTTCCTGCTGGGCTCGACCTCGGAGGCGGCGTTCCTGACGGACGCGCAGCGCCGGCGGGTGGTGGCGGCCGTGACCGCGCACCTGGGCGGGCAGCTGCCGGTCATCGCCGGCGCGATCGACATGACCACCCCGCGCGTCCTGGAGCACGTCGCCGCGGTCACCGGGGCCGGTGCGCGGGCCGTCGTCGTCACCGCCCCGTTCTACGCCCGCACCCACCCCGCGGAGATCGTCCGCCACTACCGCCGGATCGCCGCCGCCAGCCCGGTCCCGGTGATCGCCTACGACATCCCCGTGGCCGTGCACACCAAGCTGCCCGCGGACCTGGTGCTGGGGCTCGCCGGGGACGGTGTGCTGGCCGGGGTCAAGGACTCCAGCGGGGACCTGGCGGCCTTCCGGGAGCTGGTCACCGGCTCGCGTGCGCACCCGGGGTTCGGCGTGCTGACCGGCTCGGAGCAGATCACCGACGCGGCGCTGGAGCTGGGCGCGGACGGGGCGGTGCCGGGCCTGGCCAACGTCGACCCGCACGGGTACGTCCGGCTGTACCGGCACTGCCGGGCGGCGGACCGGGAGGGCGCGCGGGCCGAGCAGGAGCGGCTGTGCGCCCTGTTCCAGATGGTCGGCGTGGGCGATCCGGCGCGGATGGGCGGCAGTTCGGCGGCGCTGGGCGCGTTCAAGGCGGCCCTGCACCTGCGCGGTGTCATCGACTGCCCGGTGACCGCCGAGCCGCAGGTCCCGCTGTCCGGCGAGGAGGTCGAGCGGGTCGGCAAGTTCCTCGCGGCGGCGGGCCTGCTGGGGCGGGACGCGCACGGACGCTGA
- a CDS encoding ABC transporter ATP-binding protein, whose product MTAVVEVRDAHVVHRARGGGLFRRERVYALTGADLTVAAGETVGVVGESGCGKSTLAQVLVGIQRPVTGTVAFRGRDLWAMPAAERRATVGAGTGLVFQDPSTALNRRLTVRRILRDPLDVHRRGTRAEREARVRELMELVGLPGALADALPGQLSGGQRQRVAIARALALDPALVVADEPTSALDVSVRAQILNLLLDLKERLGLALVFVSHDIQTVRRMSDRVITMYLGRIVEETPAGRVTDAARHPYTRALFSATPGLLDPIDPIPLTGPVPSATRPPSGCPFRTRCWKADELCARVMPDFSAASHPAHRYRCHHPVEEDTSTRDLARQEP is encoded by the coding sequence ATGACCGCCGTGGTGGAGGTACGGGACGCGCACGTGGTGCACCGGGCACGCGGCGGCGGGCTCTTCCGGCGGGAGAGGGTGTACGCCCTGACCGGCGCCGACCTGACGGTGGCGGCCGGGGAGACGGTGGGCGTGGTCGGCGAGTCGGGGTGCGGGAAGTCGACGCTGGCACAGGTGCTGGTGGGCATCCAGCGGCCGGTGACGGGGACGGTGGCGTTCCGCGGCCGGGACCTGTGGGCGATGCCGGCCGCCGAGCGCCGGGCGACCGTGGGGGCGGGCACCGGACTGGTCTTCCAGGACCCGTCGACCGCGCTGAACCGCCGGCTGACCGTCCGCCGCATCCTGCGCGACCCCCTCGACGTGCACCGGCGCGGCACCCGGGCCGAACGCGAGGCGCGGGTACGGGAGCTGATGGAGCTGGTGGGGCTGCCCGGGGCGCTCGCCGACGCCCTGCCCGGGCAGTTGTCGGGCGGGCAGCGGCAGCGGGTGGCCATCGCCCGCGCGCTCGCCCTGGACCCGGCGCTGGTGGTCGCCGACGAGCCGACCAGCGCCCTGGACGTCTCGGTCCGCGCGCAGATCCTGAACCTGCTGCTGGATCTGAAGGAACGCCTCGGCCTCGCCCTGGTGTTCGTCTCGCACGACATCCAGACGGTACGGCGGATGAGCGACCGGGTGATCACGATGTACCTGGGGCGGATCGTGGAGGAGACCCCGGCCGGCCGGGTCACCGACGCGGCCCGGCACCCGTACACCCGGGCCCTGTTCTCGGCCACGCCGGGCCTGCTGGACCCCATCGACCCGATCCCGCTGACCGGGCCGGTGCCCTCGGCGACCCGCCCGCCGAGCGGCTGCCCGTTCCGCACCCGGTGCTGGAAGGCCGACGAGCTGTGCGCCCGGGTGATGCCGGACTTCTCGGCCGCGTCACACCCCGCTCACCGCTACCGGTGTCACCATCCTGTGGAGGAGGACACGTCGACCAGAGACCTAGCGCGCCAGGAGCCCTGA
- a CDS encoding dipeptide/oligopeptide/nickel ABC transporter permease/ATP-binding protein: MVTRATLTERLSRPGVRLRGWRRLPLPSKAAVCFLAVVVLVALLAPVLAPDDPLDMRDPAGGTGAPSAAHWMGQDSLGRDILSRLMHGARWSLAIGLGATALALVAGAVLGAVAATSRKAVDETLMRCLDVVMAFPGIALAAVLVAVFGGGIGVLICAIAFLFTPPVARVVRANVLDQYGEDYVTAERVIGARTPHIVLRHVAVNCAAPVLVFCTVQVAEAIVFEASLSFIGAGVRPPDPSWGSVIADGKNMVLTGGWWATVFPGLLILVTVLSLNILSEGLSDAWAAPAPREVRTPAEPVRTPESGASGTGGVLPLPGLAEAARRLRSRARPLPGRSGQPVLAVENLTIGFPDRHRGVDIVAGVGFEVYPGEVLGLVGESGCGKSLTALTVMGLQPKGARVGGQVRFQQRDLLTEPARARRRLLGHEMAMVYQDALSSLNPAMTIRAQLRQLVRRGGRRSPAELLSLVGLDPERTLRSYPHELSGGQRQRVLIAMALSRDPKLIVADEPTTALDVTVQAQVMELLLRLREELGFALVLVSHDLALIADVTDRVAVMYGGQIVETGVTADLVAAPAHHYTRGLLGSVLSLESAEERMTQIRGVVPAPAHFPAGCRFADRCPLATEVCHTTAPVLTGTATHTAACHHPAVELSSTESEEALQ; the protein is encoded by the coding sequence ATGGTCACGCGCGCGACGCTCACCGAGCGGCTGTCCCGGCCCGGCGTCCGGCTGCGCGGCTGGCGCCGGCTGCCGCTGCCGTCGAAGGCCGCCGTCTGCTTCCTGGCCGTGGTCGTCCTGGTCGCCCTCCTCGCCCCGGTGCTGGCACCGGACGACCCGCTCGACATGCGGGACCCGGCCGGCGGGACGGGGGCGCCGTCCGCCGCGCACTGGATGGGGCAGGACAGCCTGGGCCGGGACATCCTGAGCCGGCTGATGCACGGCGCCCGCTGGTCGCTGGCCATCGGGCTGGGCGCGACCGCGCTGGCGCTGGTGGCCGGGGCCGTGCTCGGGGCCGTCGCCGCCACCTCCCGCAAGGCCGTGGACGAGACGCTGATGCGCTGCCTGGACGTGGTGATGGCGTTCCCCGGCATCGCGCTGGCCGCCGTGCTGGTGGCCGTGTTCGGCGGCGGGATCGGGGTGCTGATCTGCGCCATCGCGTTCCTGTTCACCCCGCCGGTGGCGCGGGTGGTGCGGGCGAACGTGCTGGACCAGTACGGCGAGGACTACGTCACCGCCGAGCGGGTCATCGGCGCCCGCACCCCGCACATCGTGCTGCGTCACGTGGCCGTCAACTGCGCCGCCCCGGTGCTGGTGTTCTGCACGGTCCAGGTCGCCGAGGCCATCGTCTTCGAGGCGTCCCTGTCCTTCATCGGCGCGGGAGTCAGGCCCCCGGACCCGTCCTGGGGCAGCGTCATCGCCGACGGCAAGAACATGGTGCTGACCGGCGGCTGGTGGGCGACCGTCTTCCCGGGGCTGCTGATCCTGGTCACCGTGCTGTCGCTGAACATCCTCTCCGAGGGCCTGTCGGACGCGTGGGCCGCGCCCGCCCCCAGGGAGGTGCGGACGCCCGCGGAGCCGGTCCGGACGCCCGAATCCGGCGCATCCGGCACCGGCGGGGTGCTGCCGCTGCCCGGCCTCGCCGAGGCCGCCCGGCGGCTGCGCTCCCGGGCCCGGCCGCTGCCCGGCCGGAGCGGGCAGCCGGTGCTCGCCGTGGAGAACCTCACCATCGGCTTCCCGGACCGGCACCGGGGCGTGGACATCGTGGCCGGAGTCGGTTTCGAGGTGTACCCCGGCGAGGTGCTGGGCCTGGTGGGCGAGTCGGGCTGCGGCAAGTCGCTGACCGCGCTCACCGTGATGGGGCTCCAGCCGAAGGGCGCCCGGGTCGGCGGGCAGGTGCGGTTCCAACAGCGGGACCTGCTGACCGAGCCGGCACGGGCCCGGCGCCGACTGCTCGGCCACGAGATGGCCATGGTCTACCAGGACGCCCTGTCCTCGCTGAACCCGGCCATGACCATCCGCGCCCAGCTCCGGCAGCTCGTACGGCGTGGCGGCCGGCGCAGCCCCGCGGAGCTGCTGTCGCTGGTCGGGCTGGACCCGGAGCGCACCCTGCGCAGCTATCCGCACGAGCTGTCCGGCGGGCAGCGCCAGCGCGTGCTCATCGCCATGGCTCTCTCCCGCGACCCGAAGCTGATCGTCGCCGACGAGCCGACCACCGCCCTGGACGTCACCGTGCAGGCCCAGGTCATGGAGCTGCTGCTGCGGCTGCGCGAGGAGCTGGGCTTCGCGCTGGTCCTGGTCTCGCACGACCTGGCGCTGATCGCGGACGTCACCGACCGGGTGGCGGTGATGTACGGCGGGCAGATCGTGGAGACCGGGGTGACCGCCGACCTGGTGGCGGCGCCGGCCCACCACTACACGCGCGGCCTGCTCGGCAGCGTGCTGTCGCTGGAGTCGGCCGAGGAGCGGATGACGCAGATCAGGGGCGTCGTGCCGGCCCCGGCCCACTTCCCGGCGGGCTGCCGCTTCGCCGACCGCTGCCCGCTCGCCACCGAGGTGTGCCACACCACCGCCCCGGTCCTGACCGGCACCGCCACGCACACGGCCGCCTGCCACCACCCGGCGGTGGAGCTTTCGTCCACGGAGAGCGAGGAGGCCCTGCAATGA
- a CDS encoding ABC transporter substrate-binding protein, which produces MLGAGAVLTGCSAGPESTNDPGGGRDGRDRTLTAVIGYGNDGSWDPTQTASAFAMAANNHIYEGLLDTDPITRAPYPALATALPADPDATTWRFTLRDGATFHDGKPVTAEDVAFVFDRILDPKTQTLAKGFFASWLESVRAAGTRTVELRLRFPFPDGLARLTLAKIMPAHVYSRPGAWDDAVKGLAVGSGPYRQTAHHPKSNTTFEAFAAYNGPRRPVFRKMNWLTIVDASSRVARISGTGAGAQIADNIPYANIPRLEQSGLKVAGGAGMNNLFLMFNTRHKPFDDVRVRQALHYAIDSEKMVRVALKGHGRPASSFLDEGNPSHRRARTVYDYDPGKARALLEAAGVTDLKVEIMAVNVSWIVDCLPTVKSCWDAVGVRTTLAPQETTAVFTKMDQRRDYQVVAAASNPNQFGLDADLILRYNHGPDNLWMRYTRWADDPVARRLFTDMDRATREPDPAKKKAMIQDCLDVVAEQAVLYPVVHNELMTAWDPHELTGIRPQPYPGLNLLQARWV; this is translated from the coding sequence TCGACCAACGACCCCGGCGGCGGGCGCGACGGCAGGGACCGGACGCTGACCGCCGTCATCGGCTACGGCAACGACGGCAGCTGGGACCCGACGCAGACCGCCTCCGCGTTCGCGATGGCCGCCAACAATCACATCTACGAGGGACTTCTCGACACCGACCCGATCACCCGGGCGCCGTACCCCGCGCTCGCGACCGCGCTCCCCGCCGACCCGGACGCCACCACCTGGCGGTTCACGCTCCGCGACGGCGCCACCTTCCACGACGGCAAGCCCGTCACCGCCGAGGACGTCGCGTTCGTCTTCGACCGGATCCTCGACCCGAAGACCCAGACCCTCGCCAAGGGCTTCTTCGCCTCCTGGCTGGAGTCGGTCCGCGCGGCCGGCACCCGGACCGTCGAGCTGCGGCTCAGGTTCCCGTTCCCGGACGGGCTCGCCCGGCTCACCCTCGCCAAGATCATGCCCGCGCACGTCTACTCCCGGCCCGGCGCCTGGGACGACGCCGTCAAGGGACTGGCCGTGGGCTCGGGGCCGTACCGGCAGACCGCGCACCACCCGAAGTCGAACACCACCTTCGAGGCGTTCGCCGCGTACAACGGCCCGCGCAGGCCCGTCTTCCGGAAGATGAACTGGCTGACCATCGTGGACGCCTCCTCCCGCGTCGCGCGCATCTCCGGCACCGGCGCCGGCGCGCAGATCGCCGACAACATCCCGTACGCCAACATCCCCCGCCTGGAACAGAGCGGGCTGAAGGTGGCCGGCGGGGCCGGGATGAACAACCTGTTCCTGATGTTCAACACCCGGCACAAGCCGTTCGACGACGTGCGGGTGCGCCAGGCCCTGCACTACGCCATCGACAGCGAGAAGATGGTGCGGGTCGCCCTGAAGGGGCACGGCAGGCCCGCGTCCTCGTTCCTCGACGAGGGCAACCCGAGCCACCGGCGGGCCAGGACCGTCTACGACTACGACCCCGGCAAGGCGAGGGCGTTGCTGGAAGCCGCCGGGGTGACGGACCTGAAGGTCGAGATCATGGCCGTCAACGTCAGCTGGATCGTGGACTGTCTGCCGACCGTCAAGTCCTGCTGGGACGCCGTGGGCGTGCGCACCACCCTGGCGCCGCAGGAGACCACGGCCGTGTTCACCAAGATGGACCAGCGGCGCGACTACCAGGTGGTGGCCGCCGCCTCCAACCCCAACCAGTTCGGGCTCGACGCCGATCTGATCCTGCGCTACAACCACGGCCCCGACAACCTGTGGATGCGCTACACGCGGTGGGCGGACGACCCGGTCGCCCGGCGGCTCTTCACGGACATGGACCGGGCGACACGGGAGCCGGACCCCGCGAAGAAGAAGGCGATGATCCAGGACTGCCTCGACGTCGTCGCCGAACAGGCCGTGCTGTACCCGGTCGTCCACAACGAGCTGATGACCGCCTGGGACCCGCACGAACTCACCGGGATAAGGCCCCAGCCCTACCCCGGCCTCAACCTCCTGCAAGCCCGCTGGGTCTGA